From the Thermococcus sp. CX2 genome, one window contains:
- a CDS encoding S-layer protein gives MKKALAMFVSLAILSSLFMPVQGAVAGINSANSVIVLPTTKIVNGVPLHIGEDAITGSRLGAFLVLNGISQGTYTATVSVPVEYHSVIIPDNNQTYKLNPIDMPDVGINVSDQPVGHAVVVQVNFSRVSFNSTKGMVEFLDRSIEIIFNENTTPLDIGGDYKVVPTTVDGRDTMYFYFYTEADSESKGLGDSIIVGGWKIKMLDINLDVSKMLIELTYPSGLIKTKTMTEDKYYVMYVDANGAEDFEEYDTYPSARINELLEAGARNVFLFTPTDFFVGINNVQMVTYDYWYYEKVKQYSDGEVYKGQWVWDIDPANGLYTLYLHVNESLASFPRVFIGEGDSIKLPTDWGLELTAVFTRDENGAITGVEGYRFVRVATVTRTISITAPKVEATGNVYDFIIEDTDLTSLPSDKNVIIIGGWVSNKAWILLEDVYGKAAIDAIKAEIEQNGYVIKELDNPENPQYKVIILAGKTYEETRLAVEKFMEEN, from the coding sequence ATGAAAAAGGCTTTAGCAATGTTTGTGAGCCTTGCGATTCTGAGCTCACTTTTCATGCCAGTTCAGGGAGCCGTTGCGGGCATTAACTCCGCTAATTCCGTAATAGTTCTTCCCACAACCAAGATAGTGAACGGCGTGCCGCTCCACATCGGTGAAGATGCGATAACCGGCTCGAGGCTTGGGGCTTTTCTGGTTCTCAATGGCATATCTCAGGGAACTTACACCGCCACCGTTTCTGTCCCGGTTGAGTATCACAGTGTTATAATTCCCGATAACAACCAGACATACAAGCTCAATCCCATTGACATGCCCGACGTTGGGATAAACGTCAGTGACCAGCCGGTTGGTCATGCGGTTGTCGTTCAGGTCAACTTCTCTCGGGTTAGTTTCAACTCTACCAAGGGGATGGTGGAGTTCCTCGACAGGAGCATCGAAATAATATTCAACGAGAACACCACCCCCCTTGACATTGGAGGAGACTACAAGGTCGTCCCAACGACCGTGGACGGCAGGGACACTATGTACTTCTACTTTTACACAGAGGCCGATTCGGAATCCAAAGGCCTTGGAGATTCTATCATCGTTGGGGGATGGAAGATAAAAATGCTGGATATAAATCTCGACGTTTCCAAGATGCTCATCGAACTGACCTACCCCAGCGGCCTCATCAAGACCAAAACGATGACTGAGGACAAGTACTACGTTATGTACGTCGATGCCAACGGTGCGGAGGATTTCGAGGAGTACGATACCTATCCATCGGCCAGAATAAACGAGCTTCTCGAAGCTGGGGCAAGGAACGTCTTCCTCTTCACCCCGACGGACTTCTTTGTGGGGATAAACAACGTGCAGATGGTTACCTACGACTACTGGTACTACGAGAAGGTCAAGCAGTACTCGGACGGCGAGGTCTACAAGGGACAGTGGGTGTGGGATATAGACCCGGCCAACGGGCTCTACACCCTGTACCTCCACGTGAACGAGAGCCTCGCGAGCTTCCCGAGGGTCTTTATTGGGGAGGGAGATTCTATAAAGCTGCCCACTGACTGGGGTCTTGAACTAACGGCCGTTTTCACGAGGGATGAGAACGGCGCCATAACCGGGGTTGAAGGCTACCGCTTTGTCCGCGTTGCCACCGTTACCCGGACGATCTCAATAACCGCCCCGAAGGTTGAAGCGACTGGGAACGTCTACGACTTCATCATCGAGGACACCGACCTTACAAGCCTGCCATCGGACAAGAACGTCATCATCATCGGTGGATGGGTTAGCAACAAGGCTTGGATTTTACTCGAGGATGTCTACGGTAAGGCGGCTATTGACGCCATCAAGGCCGAGATAGAGCAGAATGGTTACGTGATAAAGGAGCTGGACAACCCGGAGAATCCTCAGTACAAGGTGATAATACTCGCCGGAAAGACCTATGAAGAAACTAGACTTGCTGTGGAAAAGTTCATGGAAGAAAATTAA
- a CDS encoding DUF2391 family protein, whose amino-acid sequence MEDKLDEIYTSLEELRREVEEKKAPDRLGWDDIAQEIIGAVTFALPFLFTGELWEIAKDISVERSLVILIMTLAVAYLFIAKSRIGNLKKEELFHVPKRLLTVTLIAYLISAGLIYLYGINGIADFTTEQYLNATILISTFAVIGAITVDMVK is encoded by the coding sequence ATGGAAGATAAGCTCGACGAGATATACACCAGCCTTGAGGAGCTCCGCAGGGAGGTCGAAGAAAAGAAGGCACCCGACAGGCTCGGGTGGGACGACATAGCCCAGGAGATCATCGGAGCGGTAACCTTCGCCCTTCCATTCCTCTTCACTGGCGAACTTTGGGAAATCGCCAAGGACATATCCGTGGAGCGCTCCCTGGTAATCCTCATCATGACCCTGGCCGTTGCGTATCTCTTCATTGCGAAGTCCCGGATAGGTAACCTCAAAAAGGAAGAGCTCTTCCACGTCCCAAAAAGACTTCTCACGGTGACCCTGATAGCGTATCTGATTTCCGCCGGGCTGATATACCTCTACGGCATCAACGGGATAGCCGACTTTACAACGGAGCAGTACCTCAACGCGACCATACTTATAAGCACCTTTGCAGTCATCGGAGCGATAACTGTTGACATGGTGAAGTGA
- a CDS encoding DUF3226 domain-containing protein translates to MKIVTGKRFEAFADENALIFPEYGKNRRELVEIAGSLTGEETVVTASLELMDLILSRFKGEGHFLIYSDTGKTLTTREAYELRKYLDFDLRGGFTGEPSRASVLFVEGKTDAKFFKAVFKKLYEFKESREVPANLKFIERVFERENFELLRNENGFLAVIPSEGNSGVIRNLGNFIRAMEVFEFSVDKIGVAIDVDDNRESAMASITGKLSRFHPEKTAAGFRVGKTEVIPLIIGLPFEDELIEWKKPTVEDLMLHLIAREGLLERIRPALRTLNESLGRTLKPKEVMYLALSAYGHWGNLEGFYELFVMRSRFRNLKAVLREAGLMEGLFTLSGKNR, encoded by the coding sequence ATGAAAATCGTCACTGGAAAGAGGTTTGAAGCCTTTGCGGATGAGAACGCACTGATTTTCCCGGAGTATGGGAAGAATAGAAGAGAGCTCGTTGAGATTGCTGGATCGCTCACAGGCGAGGAGACCGTGGTAACAGCGAGCCTCGAGCTCATGGACCTGATACTCAGCAGGTTCAAGGGCGAGGGACATTTCCTTATTTACTCCGACACTGGAAAGACCCTAACCACAAGGGAGGCCTATGAGCTGAGGAAATACCTCGACTTCGATCTCCGGGGTGGCTTTACCGGAGAACCCTCCCGGGCGAGCGTCCTTTTCGTCGAGGGCAAAACCGACGCGAAGTTCTTCAAGGCCGTTTTTAAGAAGCTGTACGAGTTCAAGGAGAGCAGAGAAGTTCCAGCGAATCTAAAATTCATTGAGAGGGTCTTCGAGCGCGAGAACTTCGAGCTGTTGAGAAACGAAAATGGCTTTTTGGCAGTGATTCCGAGCGAGGGCAACTCGGGAGTCATCCGAAACCTGGGCAACTTTATCAGAGCGATGGAAGTCTTTGAATTCAGTGTTGACAAAATAGGAGTCGCCATAGATGTTGATGACAACAGAGAGAGTGCGATGGCCTCGATAACCGGGAAGCTCTCCCGGTTCCATCCGGAAAAAACGGCCGCAGGTTTTAGGGTTGGGAAGACAGAGGTGATTCCCCTAATCATAGGCCTCCCCTTCGAGGACGAGCTAATCGAGTGGAAGAAGCCCACCGTTGAAGATTTAATGCTCCACCTCATAGCGCGGGAGGGACTTCTGGAGAGAATCAGACCGGCATTAAGAACCCTAAACGAGAGCCTGGGAAGGACGCTAAAGCCCAAAGAGGTCATGTATCTGGCCCTCTCGGCCTACGGACACTGGGGCAACCTGGAAGGCTTTTACGAGCTCTTTGTCATGCGCTCCCGCTTCAGAAACCTCAAGGCCGTCCTGAGGGAGGCGGGGCTTATGGAAGGGCTTTTCACCCTCTCAGGCAAGAACCGTTGA
- a CDS encoding HAD family hydrolase produces the protein MKLVSFDVWNTLLDINVMFDAMAVELSKLMGACIIDVAEGMLLTRERIKLIRAEQRGNPQRALEESQELLAELLGTEVEVVRRAAARAVLKVDDEIVLPGAKDALKGVKKKGLKTVVLGNVMFWPGSYTRFLLERFGLMEFIDRTFFSDEVLAYKPMPEMFEKPLRAFGVEPSEAIHVGDTYTEDFKGALNAGMWAVWINPEAEEVKKIHERGFEVPDVEGILEVLEELGG, from the coding sequence ATGAAGCTCGTCTCATTTGACGTCTGGAACACCTTGCTGGACATAAACGTCATGTTTGACGCGATGGCAGTGGAGCTCTCGAAGCTAATGGGCGCCTGTATAATCGATGTGGCTGAAGGGATGCTCCTCACGAGGGAAAGAATAAAGCTGATTCGCGCGGAACAGAGGGGAAATCCACAGAGGGCCTTAGAGGAGAGCCAGGAACTTCTGGCGGAGCTCCTCGGAACAGAGGTCGAGGTCGTAAGGAGGGCAGCCGCGAGGGCCGTTCTGAAAGTTGACGATGAGATAGTCCTGCCTGGGGCCAAAGATGCCCTCAAAGGCGTGAAGAAGAAAGGCTTGAAGACCGTTGTCCTCGGCAACGTGATGTTCTGGCCGGGCTCATACACGAGGTTCCTGCTGGAGCGCTTTGGGCTAATGGAGTTCATAGACAGAACCTTCTTCTCGGATGAGGTTCTGGCGTACAAGCCAATGCCCGAGATGTTCGAAAAGCCCCTTAGGGCCTTCGGAGTTGAGCCGAGTGAAGCGATACACGTAGGGGATACCTACACGGAGGACTTCAAAGGCGCGCTGAACGCTGGAATGTGGGCGGTCTGGATTAATCCCGAGGCAGAGGAAGTGAAGAAAATCCATGAGAGGGGCTTTGAGGTGCCGGATGTTGAGGGAATCCTGGAGGTGCTGGAGGAGTTGGGAGGTTAA
- a CDS encoding DNA polymerase encodes MILDVDYITEDGKPVIRIFKKEKGEFKIEYDRDFEPYIYVLLKDDSAIEEVKKITAERHGKVVKVKRAKKVKKKFLGRPVEVWKLYFEHPQDVPAIRDEIRKHPAVVDIYEYDIPFAKRYLIDKGLVPMEGDEELKMLAFDIETLYHEGDEFGSGPILMISYADENEARVITWKKIDLPYVDVVSTEKEMIKRFLRVVKEKDPDVLITYNGDNFDFAYLKKRCEKLGISFTLGRDGSEPKIHRMGDRFAVEVKGRIHFDLYPVIRRTINLPTYTLEVVYEAVFGKPKEKVYAEEITLAWESDEGLERVARYSMEDAKATYELGREFFPMEAQLSRLIGQSLWDVSRSSTGNLVEWFLLRAAYERNELAPNKPDERELIRRRNSYAGGYVKEPERGLWENIVYLDFRSLYPSIIITHNVSPDTLNKEGCKEYDTAPEVGHRFCKDFPGFIPSLLGALLEERQAIKRRMKASVDPVERRMLDYRQKAIKILANSYYGYYGYARARWYCKECAESITAWGRSYIEMTIREIEEKFGFKVLYADTDGLFATIPGKDAETVKKKAKEFLKYINAKLPGLLELEYEGFYKRGFFVTKKKYALIDDDGKIITRGLEIVRRDWSEIAKETQARVLETLLRNGNVEGAVKIVKEVTEKLSKYEVPSEKLVIHEQITRELKDYKATGPHVAIAKRLAARGIKVRPGTIISYIVLKGSGRIGDRAIPFDEFDPARHKYDADYYIENQVLPAVMRILEAFGYRKEDLRYQKTKQVGLGAWLKPKK; translated from the coding sequence ATGATCCTTGACGTCGACTACATCACAGAGGACGGAAAGCCTGTCATCAGAATCTTCAAGAAAGAGAAGGGAGAGTTTAAAATCGAGTACGACAGAGACTTCGAGCCTTACATCTATGTGCTCCTCAAGGACGATTCTGCCATCGAGGAGGTCAAGAAGATAACCGCGGAGCGCCACGGAAAGGTTGTCAAGGTCAAGCGTGCCAAGAAGGTGAAGAAGAAGTTCCTCGGTCGACCTGTTGAGGTCTGGAAGCTCTACTTCGAGCACCCGCAGGATGTCCCGGCCATAAGGGATGAGATAAGGAAGCATCCCGCTGTGGTGGACATCTATGAGTATGACATCCCCTTCGCCAAGCGCTACCTCATAGACAAGGGCCTCGTCCCCATGGAGGGCGATGAAGAACTGAAGATGCTCGCCTTTGACATCGAGACGCTCTACCACGAGGGCGACGAGTTCGGGAGCGGGCCCATACTCATGATAAGCTACGCGGATGAGAACGAGGCGAGGGTTATAACCTGGAAAAAGATCGACCTGCCCTACGTTGATGTCGTCTCAACCGAGAAGGAGATGATAAAGCGCTTTTTGAGGGTTGTTAAGGAGAAGGATCCTGATGTTCTCATTACCTACAACGGCGACAACTTTGACTTTGCTTACCTGAAAAAACGCTGCGAGAAGCTTGGGATAAGCTTCACCCTCGGGCGGGACGGAAGCGAGCCGAAGATACACCGCATGGGCGACCGCTTCGCCGTGGAGGTTAAGGGGAGGATTCACTTTGACCTCTATCCTGTCATAAGGCGCACCATCAACCTGCCGACCTACACCCTTGAGGTTGTTTATGAGGCGGTCTTTGGCAAACCCAAGGAGAAGGTATACGCGGAGGAGATAACCCTGGCCTGGGAGAGCGACGAGGGGCTCGAGCGTGTTGCGCGCTACTCTATGGAAGATGCAAAGGCAACCTATGAGCTCGGAAGGGAGTTCTTCCCGATGGAGGCCCAGCTTTCGAGGCTGATAGGCCAGAGCCTCTGGGATGTGTCGCGTTCAAGCACGGGCAACCTGGTTGAATGGTTCCTGCTGAGGGCGGCCTACGAGAGGAACGAGCTGGCTCCAAACAAGCCCGATGAGAGGGAGCTCATTAGAAGAAGGAACAGCTACGCTGGCGGCTACGTCAAGGAGCCAGAGAGGGGGCTGTGGGAGAACATAGTCTACCTCGACTTCCGCTCTCTGTACCCCTCCATCATCATCACCCACAACGTTTCACCCGACACCCTCAACAAGGAGGGCTGTAAGGAGTACGACACTGCCCCTGAGGTTGGACACAGGTTCTGCAAGGATTTCCCAGGCTTCATACCGAGTCTTCTCGGAGCTCTTCTCGAGGAGAGGCAGGCCATAAAGAGGCGCATGAAGGCTTCAGTTGATCCTGTGGAGAGGAGAATGCTCGATTACAGGCAGAAGGCAATTAAGATTCTGGCGAACAGCTATTACGGCTACTACGGCTACGCAAGGGCCCGCTGGTACTGCAAGGAGTGCGCCGAGAGCATCACCGCCTGGGGTAGGAGCTACATCGAGATGACGATAAGGGAGATAGAGGAGAAGTTCGGCTTTAAAGTGCTCTACGCTGACACGGACGGCCTTTTTGCCACGATTCCAGGAAAAGATGCCGAAACCGTCAAGAAAAAAGCCAAGGAGTTCCTCAAGTACATAAACGCCAAGCTGCCCGGCCTCCTGGAGCTTGAGTACGAGGGCTTCTATAAGAGGGGCTTCTTCGTCACCAAGAAGAAATACGCGCTCATCGATGACGATGGCAAGATAATAACGAGGGGCCTCGAGATAGTGAGGCGTGACTGGAGCGAGATAGCCAAGGAGACCCAGGCGAGGGTTCTTGAGACACTCCTTAGGAACGGTAACGTTGAGGGGGCAGTTAAGATAGTTAAAGAAGTAACCGAAAAGCTGAGCAAGTACGAGGTGCCCTCGGAGAAGCTCGTCATCCACGAGCAGATAACGCGCGAGCTGAAGGACTACAAGGCAACCGGCCCGCACGTAGCGATAGCCAAGCGCCTCGCTGCGAGGGGGATAAAAGTCCGCCCCGGCACGATAATAAGCTACATCGTGCTTAAAGGCTCTGGAAGGATAGGCGACAGGGCCATACCCTTCGACGAGTTCGACCCAGCAAGGCACAAGTACGACGCTGACTACTACATCGAGAACCAGGTTCTCCCGGCTGTGATGAGGATTTTGGAGGCGTTCGGCTACCGTAAGGAGGACCTGAGATATCAGAAGACAAAGCAGGTCGGCCTTGGGGCGTGGTTGAAGCCGAAGAAATGA